The segment ATTACAAGACATCTTCAAATACTATAAAATGCAAAGATGGATCCGCTACTTTCACCAAAGCTCAGCTTAACGATGACTTCTGTGATTGCCCTGATGCAACCGACGAGCCTGGTCTCTCTCTTAGATTACTTTTAATCCATTTTCTGCATCTCTCCCTTTTTTCCATCTATATTTCACGTCTTGTTATTTCCTTTTACGTTTCTCTTTTTGCTTACGTATGCTATTCCCTCCCTTTTTGgggacaacaacaaaaaaatatatatctttactTGTTTTGACTGTATATTTTGTGggtggatggatggatggatggattgTAGGCACATCGGCATGCCCTGGTGGGAAATTCTATTGTAGAAATGCAGGACATGCTcctcttttcttattttcttcaagAGTCAATGACGGCATCTGCGGTGAGTACATAAGCAATATGTGTTtgtattgttattatttaacTCGTCCTCTGTAATTTGTATAATATCATAATGTAGATTGTTGTGATGGGAGTGATGAGTATGATGGCCAAGTTAAGTGTCCAAATACATGCTGGGAAGCTGGCAAAGTGGCTAGAGATAAGTTGAAGAAAAAGATTGCCACGTATAAGGAAGGGGTTGCTTTGAGAAATAAAGAAGTTGAACAAGCAAAGGCGGCGATCGCCAAAGACGAGGCTGAACTATCCAAGCTAAAGAATGAGGAGAAAGTGCTGAAAGGGCTCGTTCAACAGCTTAAAGGTATAGTTTTTTCTCTATGTTGTGCTGTCATACATCAGTCTGCTATACTTGTTACAATAGCGAAATATTATCACTTGTATTTCCAGAAAAAGATTTGAGCATAGACTGACATATCTTACAAAATATGTGtttttctgtttgtttgttCACGTGTCGGGCTAATTATTGTGTAAATGCTCTTCTGCTTCACCGCCCCATGTAGAGCTTAAAGAACAGATAGAGAAGGCAGAAGAGAGAGAACGTTtgcagaaagaaaaggaagagaaagaaaggaaagaagctGAAGAAAAGGCCACTGGGGAGAAAAGTGCCATTCAGAGGGAAGCTAACGAAGGACAGATTGAGGAGAAAATTGACAACCAAGACAAAGATGTGGAAAGTGCGCGTGATGAAATCGGTGTTTTGGATGATTCTCCTGCACATCAGGTCTGACTGAATGTGTCATTTCAATGCTCATCATTCATTAAACTTTAAGTGAGCATGCACACATGAAAACTCATAATTTTTCAACTTTGTTTAAAAGTACTTTGCTTTATAACATGTTCTAAAAGCATATGGGAGTGAATGTGATTGTCTGAAACAAGTAAACATACTCGTTGCATACCTGCTCAGCAATTCTTTTCCAAACATGATTACTCTGCTGATAAAATGACCAAATTAGCCCATATTAAACTTGAAAGATGTATCCAAAAGTTTTTCTATGCATTTGCGTGTTCATTACATATATTGATGCAGAAATTCTAAATTCACAagctttttagaattttttttctgaagACATCAATTAGAAAGTGAGCTTGAAATATTGAAGCATGATTTGACAGAAAAGTGAATAGTTTTCTTCTTACTCTTGTAAAGAGGTTTTTCCAATAACCTTGTAGGTTCCATTTGTTTGAATGAGTAAGGTATCTATCCCCTATGTACACAATGCTTGCTGAAAGATACCCAGCTTGGTTTGAGGAAATTATATGTGCGTAACTCAATGCTTTAGCTAATGCTGTTTAAGTTTCATAACCTCTAATAGGATGTTGTGGACGAGTATGCTGATCATGGAGCTGAAGATGAAACTAGCGATGATTCCAAAATTGAAGGATCTCCAGTTAACAAAGCGGAGCAGGTAAAAATACTACGCAATTGTACACAATTTTTACTTCTTGAAAGTGGTGCTCCACTGCCATGCCAACTTAGTCTTTGACAAAAATACAATGTGCCATGCCTTGTTAATATAGCATGAGGGACAAGAGGATGAAGAGTCTGTCTCAACAAAAACTAAGGATGACTCTACACATGTGCATGAAATTAATCATGATGCTGGAAATGAGGTGTCTCATGATCAACCTATGGAAGATGTGAGTTTTTTGCCCCTGGATAATTGGAAAAGAAAGTTACTCTAGTGATACATATCATGTTCCCAAATTTTGTTAATTGGAAATTCATTTCTTAAGCTTTAGCTCTTCATTTGACCATGTAACCTAGAGTTTAGCACACTACTTGGCTGGcttatttacaatttcattctAATGAGGGTTCGCCATGGAATTATCCTCTTCAGGGATATGTTTTGCACACCGTTCTTTCAGTTCTCTGaaataaaagttcaaaataTACAACCCGTAGTTGGTATTGTAGTCTTGTAGTCAAACCAGCATCTTGGTGACACCTGTCATACTACAATAGGGTGTGAGCCAGCCATGGTGGTATCAGACTTGGAGCTCTCAGTCACTTGCCACGAGCAAAGCTTGTATTTTTGTCATCTATGTTTCACTTTGTAAACACAGTCATGTTTATTGTGGGGCTCCTTGTATGAGTTGCTAATAATCACACAAGACAGTGGTTTTGCTTGAGATGTcactcaaaagaaaaggagctcATATATTCTATTTACTCAgaattctttaaattattatggaaTTATATTTGTAGATTTCTTGCTGGTATTTTTTAAGAAGTTAAGTTTATTGCTGAGATTGCTTGTTTCACAGTACCTTTAGAGATGCCTTTTCCATTttctgtattttaaattttggaactTCTCTCGAAATTTCTTGATGTTTTGTAAATCTTAAATGATTTGCTTAGTTCATCATAATTCCACGAAGCTTATCATCCTGACAATTTTTGTTGGTTGCTGTAAATGCTGTCTTCAGGGGAAAGATGGATCCACTGATGCTGAAGGGTTGTCAAAGGAAGAGTTGGGCCGCCTTGTTGCTTCTCGCTGGACAGGAAATCCTGAGAAAGAAACTGAGGGAGTTAGTGATACAATGGACAATGACCATGAAGACAATGAAAAGATGGCCCAGGACACTCACGATGAGGAATATGATGGCTATGCTTCAGAAACTGATGATGACACTGGCAAGTATGATGATCCTGATGTAGAAGATGATATAGATGAGACTTATGAAGAGGATGTTCATGATGATGCTACTGCTTCTTATAAATCTGATGCTGAGGATGAAGTTGAATTTTCAGGTTTGCAACTGTTTGTTGCTACTGCCTTTTGTGCTCAGTTGTTTTCATTTAATGAgctaatattaaatactagtgtTGTTAGATACAACCTCCCCAGGTAATCCATCTTGGCTGGAGAAAATACAGCAAACCTTTAGGAGCATTCTACAAGCTTTCAAATTCTTCCGAACTCCAGTGGACAAATCAGGTGAATTTGAAGACACTTTGTTACTATTTTTATGTTGGAAATGAATGCATGAAAATCAGGTCATCTGTTACCTTTTGACTTCTATAGAGGCTGCTCGTGTACGCAAGGAATATGACGAGTCCAGTGCTAAGTTGTCGAAAATACAGTCAAGGATATCAAGTTTGACAAAAAAGCTAAAACACGATTATGGTTAGTACTGACAAGCTGTATGTGTATGCTTCTTGGTGGCGATAGCGGATTTCGGTTAGTTAACTGTGAAGGTTAATATTTCAGGGAAAGAGATGGAGTTCTATTCATTCTACGATCACTGTTTTGAGAGCAAACAGAACAAGTTAGCAACCTTACTTCTGCTAGTTTATATTCCTTTTATGTTTCATAACAGTTGCAGTTGTGATCATTGATTTATCTTACCTTTTGGCAATTGAAATTCACGCATCAGGTATGTTTACAAAGTCTGCCCGTTCAAAGAAGCTTCTCAGTTGGAGGGCCACTCAACAACTCGTTTGGGGTAATGTGTCCATGACTTTCTTTATGCTCTTTATCTAGCAGTCTCCCTGCTTCTTGCATATATCAAGGGATCATCTAGACGAAATCACATCATGCATCTTTATGCTTTATAGGTTTACATTGAGCATTTTGTTTATTCTTTCATTTAACCTGGATATCCATGTCAGAGATGAATGTAAGCATCTTAGCTGTCAATTAATACAATGGTGCTTTAAGTAATGTCCTTTTGGGTATTGATTAACTaacatgttatttaattttctctgtgctttttttttggtgtaagGCGCTGGAATGAATTCGAGGATTCATACCGAGTTATGGTCTTTTCAAATGGGGATAAGTGCTGGAATGGACCTGATAGAAGTATGAAGGTACCAACAATTTCATGCTgtcatgaataatttttttggaagaaTTCTGTGTTATAATtacttgtgattttttaaaaacatccaTAGTAAGTAAAATAAGGAAACGAGCAATCCAATTGCTACAAATGTGTTGAGCATAAGTCCAAGATactttgaagaagaaatttttttacttcatttcATCTCATATCTCatgttttatttcctttctatTCTCTCAGTATCTTTAATTGCCAAGAAAACTGTTACTGAAAGTGAAACTGATACTAATATGAACTTGtgtaaaaaagaaacatgtaagataatttgttttttccatttcattAAATTCACATTTATACTGGtgtcaatattttcttttgaccTAAACATAAGTGCTACAAGGCAAATAGATATAGAATTTAACGAAAAACAGACTCCTTGCCTTGTTTTAATACCTGCAATTTTGTATGTCCTATTACAGGTCAGGCTAAGATGTGGATTGAAAAATGAGGTTACAGATGTAGATGAACCAAGCCGTTGCGAGTAAGGACCTCTCGTTCTGTCTCTCTTGTGTGTGATCATATGCTTTCTATTGCTCCCTAACTCATTAAGCTTGTCATGCAAGGTATGTGGCATTGCTATCTACCCCAGCACTTTGCATAGAAGAAAAGCTCAaggtaatttaatatatttaagattGAAACTCTTACTTTTCTACATTGAACATTCTGATGAATTGGGTGAATGCTGAAATGTGACAGGAGCTGGAAAATAAACTAGACTTGATGAACAAAGAACAGCCACAGAGCCACGATGAACTTTAACTTGTCTGGATGAGCTTACTGCAAACATTCTAGAGGATTCTGACTGCGCGGATATTGATCTCCTGAAAACTCATCcattgaattttgaaatattttggaagTCACCCAGGTTATTTGCGTTGGTAGTTTGAGTAATTATGAGCAGTATTATAAGGATGCTCacgattttttttctattctggAGCATGCCTTAGTGTCACATGTCTAATTCATTGTGACGGTTGGGTTGAGGCATGGGAGCATTCAAGACGAAGTCCGGCGAAGATGAACTGATTATAATATGATTGATATTGTAACACTGTATTGAACCAAGTTTAGATTATCACTACAATAATAATATGGACAGTAATAGAAAACATTTTTGTTGTCGgcctatttctttctttataatagtttttttttcctgggtcATGGGAGTGCCAAAATTCATGCAATCATATAAAAGGCGATGCTAGTGGATGACTTTAGACGTCTGAATGTAATAAAAATTCTGATGTTTTTCGATAATACACCAATTTAAGTATGAATAAGCGATCTATATCATCTAGAATTCAAATGAAAGGAACTCGATTGAAGAatatattgatgatttatttGAGAATCATTCAAAGGAAAAGGGAGAGGGAAAGGTGGCAGAAGCAGAGATGGTTTTGTTCTTGGGTCACCAAAACTTCTGAGAGCATGACTGACCTAACAAAGGGCAAACTAATGCTCTACCAACGTCCAAACCAAACAGTGAGGAAGGAAGcgaggaaaagaaatgaaaggaaaGGAAGTGGTGTCTTGTTGCTCAAGAAATATATATCATGTAGCAGCGTTgcgctactttttttttttatctcttcatttataaacaataataataagaagaacaaCCATCAATAATTTATCAAGTATTTCATTTCCTACATATAGTTCTGTTCTTCTCCTTTTCATTGTCCTTCTGATAAAGAAATGATGATCAGCAACGGAGCAGAGGCATCAACAGCAGCAGTAGTTATGGAGAAGAGGCCAAATGCTAAGACTGTTTGTACGCTGGGACCCGCATCAAGATCTGTCCCCGTGATCGAGAAACTCTTGAAGGCTGGCATGAACGTTGCTCGCTTCAACTTCTCTCATGGATCTCATGACTATCATCAAGAAACGCTTGATAATCTTATGGCCGCCATGGTCAATACTGGCATTCTCTGTGCTGTCATGCTCGACACCAAGGTCCTCTCACTCTCTTGTTtccctttagttttttatttttttcctatctgGTTCTTCATTTCTTGTACcttattacatttatttttgtctGATTCTGCTGATATCTTTGTTTATTCCTGAAAGTGGATCTTTTTGTTTGTCTGAGACTGATTTTATGACTATTTTCCTTTCTGATCCGGATTTCTTGGGAGGCTGTGTTTAATTGTCTATTTGATTCCTTGCAATAAGGTTTTGCATGCCTGCCTTCCTTTTGTTGGTTGTAATGTCTGTTTCTTCCTTGTTATATTCTTGGCTTTTGTACCGTATATCACCATTcgtatctttttctttcttctgatTTTGGGGTAAGCCAAAGTTCGGAGCTTTGGTCCATTTGATTTggaattttcctttttctgaGCTCAAATCTGTTTTCCTGTTTTTGGGTTTTCAGAACTTGTGTTGAGACACCATTTTT is part of the Populus nigra chromosome 8, ddPopNigr1.1, whole genome shotgun sequence genome and harbors:
- the LOC133701814 gene encoding glucosidase 2 subunit beta-like isoform X3, whose protein sequence is MEVERRSFCFFFFFLVFPVFFGVLCGSASASPLVPKNPFLGIPPQDENYYKTSSNTIKCKDGSATFTKAQLNDDFCDCPDATDEPGTSACPGGKFYCRNAGHAPLFLFSSRVNDGICDCCDGSDEYDGQVKCPNTCWEAGKVARDKLKKKIATYKEGVALRNKEVEQAKAAIAKDEAELSKLKNEEKVLKGLVQQLKELKEQIEKAEERERLQKEKEEKERKEAEEKATGEKSAIQREANEGQIEEKIDNQDKDVESARDEIGVLDDSPAHQDVVDEYADHGAEDETSDDSKIEGSPVNKAEQGKDGSTDAEGLSKEELGRLVASRWTGNPEKETEGVSDTMDNDHEDNEKMAQDTHDEEYDGYASETDDDTGKYDDPDVEDDIDETYEEDVHDDATASYKSDAEDEVEFSVLLDTTSPGNPSWLEKIQQTFRSILQAFKFFRTPVDKSEAARVRKEYDESSAKLSKIQSRISSLTKKLKHDYGKEMEFYSFYDHCFESKQNKYVYKVCPFKEASQLEGHSTTRLGRWNEFEDSYRVMVFSNGDKCWNGPDRSMKVRLRCGLKNEVTDVDEPSRCEYVALLSTPALCIEEKLKELENKLDLMNKEQPQSHDEL
- the LOC133701814 gene encoding glucosidase 2 subunit beta-like isoform X1, which codes for MEVERRSFCFFFFFLVFPVFFGVLCGSASASPLVPKNPFLGIPPQDENYYKTSSNTIKCKDGSATFTKAQLNDDFCDCPDATDEPGTSACPGGKFYCRNAGHAPLFLFSSRVNDGICDCCDGSDEYDGQVKCPNTCWEAGKVARDKLKKKIATYKEGVALRNKEVEQAKAAIAKDEAELSKLKNEEKVLKGLVQQLKELKEQIEKAEERERLQKEKEEKERKEAEEKATGEKSAIQREANEGQIEEKIDNQDKDVESARDEIGVLDDSPAHQDVVDEYADHGAEDETSDDSKIEGSPVNKAEQHEGQEDEESVSTKTKDDSTHVHEINHDAGNEVSHDQPMEDGKDGSTDAEGLSKEELGRLVASRWTGNPEKETEGVSDTMDNDHEDNEKMAQDTHDEEYDGYASETDDDTGKYDDPDVEDDIDETYEEDVHDDATASYKSDAEDEVEFSVLLDTTSPGNPSWLEKIQQTFRSILQAFKFFRTPVDKSEAARVRKEYDESSAKLSKIQSRISSLTKKLKHDYGKEMEFYSFYDHCFESKQNKYVYKVCPFKEASQLEGHSTTRLGRWNEFEDSYRVMVFSNGDKCWNGPDRSMKVRLRCGLKNEVTDVDEPSRCEYVALLSTPALCIEEKLKELENKLDLMNKEQPQSHDEL
- the LOC133701814 gene encoding glucosidase 2 subunit beta-like isoform X2; amino-acid sequence: MEVERRSFCFFFFFLVFPVFFGVLCGSASASPLVPKNPFLGIPPQDENYYKTSSNTIKCKDGSATFTKAQLNDDFCDCPDATDEPGTSACPGGKFYCRNAGHAPLFLFSSRVNDGICDCCDGSDEYDGQVKCPNTCWEAGKVARDKLKKKIATYKEGVALRNKEVEQAKAAIAKDEAELSKLKNEEKVLKGLVQQLKELKEQIEKAEERERLQKEKEEKERKEAEEKATGEKSAIQREANEGQIEEKIDNQDKDVESARDEIGVLDDSPAHQDVVDEYADHGAEDETSDDSKIEGSPVNKAEQHEGQEDEESVSTKTKDDSTHVHEINHDAGNEVSHDQPMEDGKDGSTDAEGLSKEELGRLVASRWTGNPEKETEGVSDTMDNDHEDNEKMAQDTHDEEYDGYASETDDDTGKYDDPDVEDDIDETYEEDVHDDATASYKSDAEDEVEFSDTTSPGNPSWLEKIQQTFRSILQAFKFFRTPVDKSEAARVRKEYDESSAKLSKIQSRISSLTKKLKHDYGKEMEFYSFYDHCFESKQNKYVYKVCPFKEASQLEGHSTTRLGRWNEFEDSYRVMVFSNGDKCWNGPDRSMKVRLRCGLKNEVTDVDEPSRCEYVALLSTPALCIEEKLKELENKLDLMNKEQPQSHDEL